Proteins co-encoded in one Candidatus Nomurabacteria bacterium genomic window:
- a CDS encoding four helix bundle protein: MTTTNNLPVYKESYDLIEELFRYVKEFNREYKYTLGERVKTEMIALVIDIYRANSSIEKRGEHIKSARERVEVIRLLLRLLRDLRQLPLEKFVSLNVKIESVSRQLTGWLKKSQAK, from the coding sequence ATGACCACTACCAATAATTTGCCCGTATACAAGGAAAGCTACGATCTCATTGAAGAGCTGTTTCGATACGTCAAGGAATTCAATCGGGAATATAAGTACACGCTTGGCGAACGTGTCAAAACTGAAATGATTGCGCTTGTAATAGATATCTATCGTGCAAATAGTTCAATCGAAAAGCGTGGTGAGCATATCAAGTCGGCTCGGGAGCGGGTGGAAGTGATTCGCTTGCTCTTGCGTCTGCTCCGCGATCTGCGACAGCTTCCGCTCGAGAAGTTTGTGTCACTCAATGTGAAGATTGAATCAGTGAGTCGGCAACTCACCGGCTGGCTCAAAAAGAGTCAGGCCAAGTAG
- a CDS encoding DUF1902 domain-containing protein, producing the protein MKKQVHIMLDIERLPEGCYLATSKDVQGLVVQAKTFEKTIEIAEDVARQLLLAQKGKHTSPERILYPMTITA; encoded by the coding sequence ATGAAAAAGCAAGTTCACATTATGCTTGATATCGAACGCCTTCCAGAGGGGTGTTATCTAGCGACGAGCAAAGATGTGCAAGGGCTTGTTGTGCAAGCAAAAACTTTTGAAAAGACCATAGAGATTGCAGAAGATGTTGCTCGACAACTTCTCTTGGCGCAGAAAGGAAAACATACATCACCTGAGCGTATCTTGTATCCGATGACTATTACTGCCTAG
- a CDS encoding type II toxin-antitoxin system HicA family toxin, whose product MGRLSGITYRALSKKLRSFGFVFWRSAKGSHEIWYNEAQDIFTTIPRHTGDMAEGTVRAILKQASIEVDDFLKL is encoded by the coding sequence ATGGGGCGGCTTTCTGGTATTACGTATCGTGCACTTTCAAAAAAGTTGCGTTCTTTTGGTTTTGTATTTTGGCGGAGCGCTAAGGGAAGTCATGAGATTTGGTACAACGAAGCACAGGATATTTTTACTACTATCCCTCGGCATACTGGCGATATGGCGGAGGGTACCGTGCGGGCAATATTGAAACAGGCTAGTATTGAAGTTGATGACTTTTTAAAATTGTAA
- a CDS encoding magnesium transporter produces the protein MSKKEKIDYVKELTYHPDDRMKTIRALTVPERAAAFEKLSPYVQQTILKQLRIHEIVDMLDHMDMQHAQRVLTRISNEKLREKIVQRLKGDVKEKVEYFLRFHPKATLSLINFNYLFLDGALTIKEAADIVSDHYEETARYPEVLIHDETGALIGELPLSAIVKERNTSLLKKHTQPVQTITYQAEVHEVVEILVTTNSKKVVVLDRDTSVLGIIYAEAARQLFGNLPAESLYEFAGVDNSERPFDGVWRKVNNRYRWLILNLATCFLAGSVVLAFQDTLNELTILSVYIPIVAGMGGNAATQSFAIMVRGLTLGTISLQNAGPAIWKEFLAGIINGVIIGSLVALVSALWNGEPLLGVMVGVALIGAHIVAAIAGSIVPLLMKHLGKDPAATSTIFITTATDVGGLLFLLGLATAFLL, from the coding sequence ATGTCCAAGAAAGAAAAGATTGACTATGTAAAGGAATTGACGTATCACCCAGATGATCGCATGAAAACGATTCGTGCACTGACCGTTCCTGAGCGAGCCGCTGCCTTTGAGAAGCTTTCGCCGTATGTACAACAGACTATCTTAAAGCAACTGCGTATTCATGAGATTGTCGACATGCTTGATCATATGGATATGCAGCACGCGCAGCGGGTGCTCACGCGTATCTCAAACGAAAAGCTGCGTGAAAAAATTGTGCAGCGGCTTAAGGGCGACGTAAAGGAGAAAGTAGAGTATTTTCTACGTTTTCATCCAAAAGCAACACTTTCACTGATTAATTTTAATTATCTTTTTCTGGATGGTGCACTTACCATAAAGGAGGCAGCAGATATTGTCTCCGATCACTACGAAGAAACGGCGCGTTACCCAGAAGTGTTGATTCACGATGAAACAGGAGCGCTCATCGGGGAGCTCCCGCTTTCGGCAATTGTGAAGGAGCGAAATACGAGTTTACTCAAGAAGCATACACAGCCAGTGCAGACCATCACGTACCAGGCAGAGGTACATGAGGTGGTGGAAATACTCGTGACTACAAACAGCAAGAAGGTAGTTGTGCTTGATCGTGACACAAGTGTGCTGGGTATCATTTATGCCGAGGCCGCGCGCCAACTCTTTGGCAATTTACCCGCTGAGTCGCTTTATGAATTTGCTGGCGTCGATAATAGTGAGCGTCCATTTGATGGGGTATGGCGTAAGGTAAATAATCGCTATCGATGGTTGATTCTCAATTTGGCTACTTGTTTCTTGGCTGGTTCTGTCGTGCTTGCATTCCAGGACACGCTCAATGAGCTCACTATTCTGTCGGTGTATATTCCAATCGTGGCTGGTATGGGTGGTAACGCTGCTACGCAGTCATTTGCCATTATGGTTCGTGGTCTTACGCTTGGGACCATATCACTTCAGAACGCTGGGCCAGCTATTTGGAAAGAGTTTTTGGCAGGCATCATTAACGGAGTCATTATCGGTTCTTTGGTGGCTCTGGTGTCAGCTTTGTGGAATGGTGAACCATTGCTTGGAGTAATGGTTGGTGTGGCACTGATTGGAGCTCATATAGTTGCTGCAATTGCAGGTTCAATCGTACCGCTTTTAATGAAGCATCTTGGAAAGGATCCAGCTGCTACTTCTACTATCTTTATTACCACTGCGACTGACGTGGGAGGTCTTTTGTTTTTGCTCGGCTTAGCTACGGCCTTCTTACTCTAA
- a CDS encoding DUF192 domain-containing protein, which yields MKIAERIVMLLLLGCLLGGAGWIYVSVKQEQQSVRDAVARGEYEKREVDLNEVAKDDWRILYPNTIPVQIGSTTVLASVADTLPKRIKGLSDTPFLPENVVKLFVFGAGGEQSIWMKDMRYSIDILWMSQDGYIVHIEENVAPETYPESFSSPTPAWYVIETNAGFVAQHNIALGERVRLVE from the coding sequence ATGAAAATCGCCGAACGGATTGTGATGCTCCTTTTGCTCGGCTGCCTGCTTGGCGGCGCCGGATGGATATATGTGTCGGTAAAGCAAGAGCAACAATCAGTGCGCGACGCGGTGGCGCGAGGTGAATATGAAAAAAGGGAGGTTGATTTGAACGAGGTTGCAAAGGACGATTGGCGTATTTTGTATCCAAACACCATTCCCGTACAAATTGGTTCGACAACAGTGCTCGCATCAGTGGCTGACACATTGCCGAAGCGGATTAAAGGTCTTTCTGATACACCATTTTTACCAGAAAATGTAGTAAAACTATTTGTGTTTGGAGCGGGTGGTGAACAGTCAATTTGGATGAAGGACATGCGGTATTCAATTGATATTCTATGGATGTCGCAAGATGGATATATTGTGCACATTGAAGAGAACGTTGCGCCAGAAACCTATCCGGAGTCATTTTCCTCACCTACACCAGCCTGGTATGTTATTGAAACAAACGCCGGTTTTGTGGCGCAGCACAACATTGCGCTCGGCGAGCGAGTCAGATTGGTTGAGTAG